The following coding sequences lie in one Yoonia sp. G8-12 genomic window:
- the ctaD gene encoding cytochrome c oxidase subunit I, translating to MADAAIHGDAHEDERGFFTRWFMSTNHKDIGILYLFTAGFLGFISVAFTVYMRMELMEPGVQYMCLEGARFTAAAAGECTPNGHLWNVLITYHGVLMMFFVVIPALFGGFGNYFMPLQIGAPDMAFPRLNNLSYWMFVAGASLGVASMLAPGGNGQAGSGVGWVMYAPLSTSETGMSMDLAIFAVHLSGASSILGAINMITTFLNMRAPGMTLHKVPLFAWSIFVTAWLILLALPVLAGAITMLLTDRNFGTTFFQPEGGGDPVLYQHILWFFGHPEVYIIIIPGFGIISHIIATFSRKPIFGYLPMVYAMVAIGVLGFVVWAHHMYTVGMSLTQQSYFMLATMVIAVPTGVKIFSWIATMWGGSVEFKTPMLWAMGFLFLFTLGGVTGIVLSQAGVDRVYHDTYYVVAHFHYVMSLGAVFSIFAGIYFYLPKMSGRMYPEWAGKLHFYTMFVGANLTFFPQHFLGRQGMPRRYIDYPEAFAFWNYVSSWGAFLSFASFLFFIGVMVWTLTKGKRVTENNPWNEYADTLEWTLPCPPPEHTFETLPKQSDWDKQHAH from the coding sequence ATGGCAGACGCAGCCATCCACGGCGATGCACACGAAGACGAGCGTGGTTTCTTTACCCGCTGGTTTATGTCCACAAACCACAAAGATATCGGCATCTTGTACCTGTTCACCGCAGGTTTCTTGGGCTTTATCTCTGTGGCGTTCACCGTCTACATGCGCATGGAGCTGATGGAGCCCGGCGTGCAGTACATGTGCCTTGAGGGCGCGCGTTTCACAGCGGCAGCAGCCGGTGAATGTACGCCAAACGGCCACCTCTGGAACGTCTTGATCACCTACCACGGTGTGTTGATGATGTTCTTTGTGGTTATTCCAGCGCTTTTTGGTGGTTTCGGTAACTACTTCATGCCGCTGCAAATCGGTGCGCCGGACATGGCGTTTCCACGCCTGAACAACCTGTCTTACTGGATGTTCGTTGCTGGTGCGTCACTTGGTGTTGCTTCTATGCTGGCACCTGGCGGTAACGGTCAGGCCGGTTCCGGTGTGGGTTGGGTTATGTACGCCCCGCTTTCCACCTCTGAAACGGGCATGTCGATGGACCTTGCGATCTTTGCGGTACACCTCTCCGGTGCCTCTTCGATCCTGGGCGCGATCAACATGATCACGACCTTCCTGAACATGCGCGCGCCCGGCATGACGCTTCACAAAGTGCCGCTCTTTGCCTGGTCGATCTTTGTGACCGCATGGTTGATCCTTCTGGCGCTGCCTGTTCTGGCTGGTGCAATCACAATGCTGCTGACGGACCGGAACTTTGGCACGACCTTCTTCCAGCCTGAAGGCGGTGGTGACCCTGTTCTTTACCAGCACATCCTGTGGTTCTTCGGTCACCCCGAAGTATACATCATCATCATCCCCGGCTTTGGTATCATCAGCCACATCATCGCAACCTTCAGCCGCAAGCCAATCTTTGGCTACCTGCCGATGGTTTACGCGATGGTTGCGATCGGTGTTCTGGGCTTTGTCGTCTGGGCACACCACATGTACACCGTGGGTATGTCGCTGACACAGCAGTCCTACTTTATGCTGGCTACAATGGTGATTGCGGTGCCGACAGGTGTGAAGATCTTTAGCTGGATTGCCACCATGTGGGGCGGCTCGGTTGAGTTCAAAACACCAATGCTCTGGGCGATGGGTTTCTTGTTCCTGTTCACCTTGGGCGGCGTGACAGGCATCGTTCTGTCGCAGGCTGGTGTTGACCGTGTGTACCATGACACCTACTACGTTGTTGCGCACTTCCACTACGTGATGAGCCTTGGTGCGGTGTTCTCGATCTTTGCGGGTATCTATTTCTACCTGCCCAAGATGTCGGGCCGCATGTATCCTGAGTGGGCCGGCAAGTTGCACTTCTATACAATGTTTGTTGGTGCAAACCTGACATTCTTCCCGCAGCACTTCTTGGGCCGTCAGGGCATGCCACGTCGCTACATCGACTATCCTGAGGCATTCGCCTTCTGGAACTACGTGTCCAGCTGGGGCGCGTTCCTGTCGTTCGCGTCGTTCCTGTTCTTCATCGGCGTGATGGTCTGGACCCTGACAAAAGGTAAGCGCGTCACCGAGAACAACCCTTGGAACGAATATGCTGACACGCTGGAGTGGACATTGCCATGCCCACCACCAGAGCACACATTCGAGACGCTGCCAAAGCAGTCTGATTGGGACAAGCAACACGCGCATTAG
- a CDS encoding carboxylate-amine ligase codes for MARTEPPFTIGIEEEYLLVDQDTLALAEAPDSLIAACKQDLEGQVSPEFLQCQIEIGTGVCQTIGEARKDLAHLRRTVARHAADYGLAPIAASCHPLADWKEQHHTDKERYHQLRRDLGGVARRMLICGMHVHVGIPDQDTRIDLVNQLKYFLPHLHALSTSSPYWQGEDTGMNSYRLSVFDNLPRTGLPPTMQDWAEFSSTVNTLIDLGLIEDASKIWWDLRPSSKFPTIESRICDVAPRMEVTLTLAALTQCLTRMLWRKSQEGDGWPVVQNFMVGENRWRAQRYGTSEGLIDFGRKALIPFSQAVDEILELIAEDAAALDCVAEVNAARAIVADGTSADHQRKVFAASKEAGASEKEALNAVVASLVADFGAALA; via the coding sequence ATGGCCCGGACAGAGCCACCGTTTACGATAGGGATTGAAGAGGAATACCTCCTTGTCGATCAGGATACGCTCGCTTTGGCCGAGGCACCCGACAGCCTTATTGCCGCCTGCAAGCAAGACCTAGAAGGGCAGGTCAGCCCTGAATTCCTGCAGTGCCAAATCGAGATAGGGACGGGCGTGTGCCAGACAATTGGCGAAGCGCGCAAAGATCTGGCGCATCTGCGGCGGACAGTGGCGCGCCATGCCGCCGACTATGGTCTGGCCCCTATTGCCGCCTCTTGTCATCCCTTGGCCGATTGGAAAGAGCAACACCACACCGACAAGGAACGCTATCACCAATTGCGCCGCGATCTTGGCGGGGTGGCGCGGCGGATGCTGATCTGCGGGATGCACGTACATGTGGGGATTCCCGATCAGGACACGCGGATCGATTTGGTGAACCAACTCAAATACTTCTTGCCGCATCTTCATGCGCTTTCAACCTCGTCCCCTTACTGGCAGGGGGAGGATACGGGAATGAATTCCTATCGTCTGTCGGTCTTTGACAATCTGCCCCGCACCGGCCTGCCGCCCACGATGCAGGACTGGGCCGAGTTTTCATCGACGGTAAACACGCTGATTGATTTGGGTCTGATCGAAGATGCCTCCAAGATCTGGTGGGATCTGCGCCCGTCATCCAAGTTCCCGACAATTGAATCGCGCATCTGCGACGTGGCACCGCGCATGGAAGTGACGTTGACTTTGGCGGCCTTGACCCAATGCCTCACACGGATGCTGTGGCGAAAATCTCAAGAGGGTGACGGCTGGCCAGTTGTCCAGAATTTCATGGTGGGCGAAAATCGCTGGCGCGCGCAGCGCTATGGCACGTCGGAGGGGTTGATCGACTTTGGCCGCAAGGCGTTGATCCCGTTCTCTCAGGCTGTGGACGAAATTCTGGAGCTGATCGCCGAAGATGCCGCCGCTCTCGACTGTGTCGCCGAAGTGAACGCCGCGCGCGCTATCGTGGCCGATGGAACGAGTGCAGACCATCAACGCAAGGTCTTTGCCGCGTCGAAAGAGGCGGGAGCGAGCGAAAAAGAGGCGCTTAATGCGGTCGTCGCGTCACTGGTGGCGGATTTCGGGGCGGCTTTGGCCTAG
- the lipB gene encoding lipoyl(octanoyl) transferase LipB produces the protein MVEWIATDGLTDYQEALAFMETRVAGIIDGTADECIWLLEHPPLYTSGTSAKPADLVDPDRFPVYDARRGGEYTYHGPGQRVVYVMLDVGKRGHDVRQFVKDLEAWVIATLDTFNIKGEIREGRVGVWVQRPEKPLNADGSTAEDKIAALGIRLRKWVSFHGMSINVEPDLSHFEGIVPCGIRDHGVTSLVDLGLPVTLDDLDVALKAQFTKVFSN, from the coding sequence ATGGTGGAATGGATCGCAACGGACGGGCTGACCGATTACCAAGAGGCACTGGCCTTTATGGAAACCCGCGTCGCGGGCATCATTGATGGCACGGCGGATGAGTGTATCTGGCTTCTGGAGCATCCGCCCCTTTACACCTCTGGGACCTCGGCAAAACCGGCTGATCTGGTCGATCCGGATCGCTTTCCTGTCTATGATGCACGGCGCGGTGGCGAATACACTTACCACGGCCCCGGACAGCGGGTGGTTTATGTGATGCTGGATGTGGGTAAACGCGGACACGATGTGCGCCAGTTTGTCAAAGACCTTGAAGCGTGGGTCATCGCGACGCTCGACACTTTCAACATCAAGGGTGAAATCCGCGAGGGGCGTGTGGGTGTTTGGGTGCAACGGCCTGAAAAACCGCTGAATGCGGATGGTTCGACCGCCGAAGATAAAATCGCCGCCCTTGGTATCCGCCTGCGCAAATGGGTGTCATTTCACGGGATGTCGATCAATGTTGAACCGGACCTCAGCCATTTTGAAGGCATCGTCCCCTGTGGCATCCGCGATCATGGGGTGACCTCGCTGGTCGATCTGGGGCTCCCTGTGACTTTGGATGATCTGGACGTGGCGCTAAAGGCGCAATTCACAAAGGTTTTTTCAAACTAG
- a CDS encoding site-specific integrase codes for MAEALGEGFLQVHIRNTQGLAFHREYQAIIREFERMVSETRERMQGRDMRSPVERWHEALLKAEGLIAETTGLEDDPQFAAQMIVKGIRDRPDTDPLLIKALVNPKAAPPEVTVQDAANLYAQDKGITNKKDSMVRFDRTLRRLTDTLGPLDQMPLKSLRREHGRKLMQVLLGLKKADGSPIALGTAQRDAIIVSALITHGLKEYDLSVEVANPFMRLPWPAEEVQAVNKKLPLPDELIERIGRRLVRGRTEELPLMWRLLKGTGMRLGEIAGLTQDDLVLNDETPHVLVRPNSVRNLKTASSNRSVPLTGDTLEAAKSAVQGVGGGQPIFSRYARGRGADAASAALMKAVRAETQEKKFTVHGLRHRVSDKLRHAGAPEGVRHGFLGHASEAIAESTYGSPRARLEEFSKWAERAGL; via the coding sequence GTGGCTGAGGCACTTGGTGAAGGCTTCCTTCAGGTGCACATTCGCAACACCCAAGGGCTGGCCTTTCATCGAGAATATCAGGCAATCATCCGAGAGTTCGAGCGCATGGTGTCAGAGACACGTGAGCGGATGCAGGGTAGGGACATGCGATCACCCGTCGAGAGATGGCATGAGGCGCTGTTGAAAGCTGAGGGATTGATTGCTGAGACCACTGGCCTCGAAGACGACCCCCAGTTTGCCGCCCAGATGATCGTTAAGGGCATCCGTGATCGCCCCGACACAGACCCGCTTTTGATAAAGGCATTGGTGAACCCAAAGGCTGCCCCTCCTGAGGTAACGGTTCAAGATGCTGCCAACCTCTATGCACAAGACAAGGGCATCACTAACAAGAAAGACAGCATGGTCAGGTTCGATAGGACGCTGAGACGCCTCACAGATACTCTCGGACCTCTTGATCAGATGCCCTTGAAGAGCCTGAGAAGGGAACACGGTCGGAAGCTAATGCAGGTGCTGTTGGGTTTGAAGAAGGCGGATGGTTCCCCCATTGCCTTAGGCACTGCCCAGCGCGACGCGATTATCGTCTCCGCTCTCATCACTCATGGCTTGAAAGAATATGACCTCTCCGTGGAAGTAGCGAACCCATTCATGCGCCTTCCGTGGCCCGCTGAGGAAGTCCAAGCAGTGAACAAAAAACTGCCCCTGCCAGATGAACTGATAGAGCGCATTGGAAGAAGGCTTGTACGTGGGCGCACAGAGGAACTTCCATTGATGTGGAGGCTGCTCAAGGGCACTGGGATGCGCCTTGGTGAAATCGCAGGTCTGACTCAAGATGATTTGGTACTCAACGATGAGACGCCCCATGTCCTCGTTCGTCCCAACTCTGTGCGTAACCTTAAGACCGCTTCGAGCAATCGTTCTGTACCCCTCACTGGAGATACGCTTGAAGCCGCAAAAAGTGCCGTTCAAGGTGTGGGCGGGGGGCAACCCATCTTCTCTCGATATGCTCGTGGACGAGGGGCTGATGCCGCTTCCGCAGCCCTGATGAAGGCTGTTCGGGCTGAGACCCAAGAAAAGAAGTTCACGGTTCATGGATTGAGACACCGGGTCTCGGACAAGTTGCGTCATGCGGGTGCACCCGAAGGCGTTCGTCACGGCTTCCTTGGGCATGCCTCAGAGGCCATTGCAGAGAGTACCTACGGGTCACCGAGAGCAAGGCTTGAAGAGTTCTCTAAGTGGGCTGAGAGGGCAGGGCTATAG
- a CDS encoding DUF3102 domain-containing protein, protein MFQVTACHWIEYRDFIIQKQSLETSFERSHIHCTTLHDTARHCTTLHDTAEGMQMLDTATINSTIQDPNELSLTQAAQAALSINDMHREVQRLGRTAMEIAAEIGEELIEVKEEKLDHGQFIPWIEANCSFSRKRVHEYMKVAEAKCHSRVTFDRCTSIREVLAIGKDKPTPKQELRAATLDDLRKVERLRALRDDPGGE, encoded by the coding sequence GTGTTCCAAGTCACGGCATGTCACTGGATTGAATATCGAGACTTTATCATACAAAAACAAAGCCTTGAAACCTCTTTCGAACGTTCGCATATCCACTGCACGACACTGCACGACACTGCACGACACTGCACGACACTGCACGACACTGCAGAAGGAATGCAAATGCTTGATACGGCGACGATCAATTCGACCATCCAAGACCCAAATGAACTTTCCCTCACACAAGCCGCTCAGGCTGCCCTTTCAATCAACGACATGCACCGCGAAGTCCAACGCCTTGGGCGCACCGCTATGGAAATCGCTGCGGAGATCGGTGAGGAACTGATCGAGGTGAAGGAAGAGAAGCTGGACCATGGGCAGTTCATTCCTTGGATTGAGGCGAACTGCTCGTTCTCTCGAAAGCGGGTGCACGAATACATGAAGGTGGCCGAAGCCAAATGTCACTCGCGGGTAACATTTGATCGCTGCACCAGCATCCGTGAAGTCCTCGCCATTGGTAAGGACAAGCCAACACCCAAGCAGGAACTCCGAGCGGCGACCCTCGACGACCTCCGAAAGGTGGAGCGTTTGAGGGCACTGCGGGACGACCCCGGGGGCGAGTGA